One genomic region from Nocardia vinacea encodes:
- the glgC gene encoding glucose-1-phosphate adenylyltransferase produces MRSQPHVLGIVLAGGEGKRLFPLTADRAKPAVPFGGAYRLIDFVLSNLVNAGYLRLCVLTQYKSHSLDRHISQTWRLSGFAGEYITPVPAQQRLGPRWYTGSADAIMQSLNLIYDEDPDYIVVFGADHVYRMDPEQMVQHHIDSGAGVTVAGIRVPRSEASAFGCIDSDESGRITQFLEKPAHPPGTPDDPNVTFASMGNYVFTTKVLVDSIRADSDNSDSDHDMGGDIIPALVAAGEASVYDFADNEVPGATERDRGYWRDVGTIDAFYEAHMDLVSVHPVFNLYNKHWPIRGAAENLPPAKFAQGGLAQECVVGAGCILSAATVRNSVLSSNVMVDDGATVEGSVIMPGVRIGRGAVVRRAILDKNVVVGEGEIIGVDLDRDRDRFAVSNGGVVTVGKGVWV; encoded by the coding sequence GTGAGGAGCCAGCCGCACGTACTCGGGATCGTGCTCGCCGGTGGCGAGGGTAAGCGCCTGTTCCCCCTCACCGCGGATCGGGCCAAGCCAGCTGTCCCCTTCGGCGGTGCGTATCGACTTATCGACTTCGTACTCAGCAATCTCGTCAACGCGGGCTATCTGCGCCTGTGCGTGCTCACCCAGTACAAATCGCATTCACTGGACCGGCACATCTCGCAGACCTGGCGGCTTTCGGGTTTCGCGGGTGAATACATCACGCCGGTGCCCGCGCAGCAGCGCCTCGGTCCGCGCTGGTACACCGGCAGCGCCGATGCGATCATGCAGTCGCTCAACCTGATCTACGACGAGGATCCGGACTACATCGTGGTCTTCGGCGCGGATCACGTGTACCGGATGGATCCGGAGCAGATGGTCCAGCACCACATCGACTCCGGCGCGGGCGTCACGGTCGCGGGCATCCGGGTGCCGCGCAGCGAGGCGAGCGCCTTCGGCTGCATCGACTCCGACGAGTCCGGACGGATCACCCAATTCCTGGAGAAGCCCGCGCATCCGCCGGGTACACCAGACGATCCGAACGTCACCTTCGCCTCGATGGGCAACTACGTCTTCACCACCAAGGTGCTGGTGGATTCGATCCGCGCCGACTCCGACAACTCCGATTCCGATCACGATATGGGCGGCGACATCATCCCGGCGCTGGTCGCCGCGGGCGAGGCCTCGGTCTACGACTTCGCCGATAACGAGGTGCCCGGCGCGACCGAGCGCGACCGCGGCTACTGGCGCGATGTCGGCACCATCGACGCTTTCTACGAGGCCCACATGGATCTGGTCTCGGTGCATCCGGTCTTCAATCTCTATAACAAGCACTGGCCCATTCGCGGTGCGGCGGAAAATCTGCCGCCGGCCAAGTTCGCGCAGGGCGGGCTCGCGCAGGAGTGCGTGGTCGGAGCCGGTTGCATCCTGTCTGCCGCGACCGTGCGCAATTCGGTGCTCAGCTCCAATGTCATGGTCGACGACGGCGCCACCGTCGAGGGCAGTGTGATCATGCCCGGTGTCCGGATCGGGCGCGGCGCGGTGGTGCGCCGCGCGATTCTGGACAAGAACGTGGTCGTCGGCGAGGGCGAGATCATCGGCGTTGATCTGGATCGGGATCGGGATCGCTTCGCGGTCAGCAACGGCGGCGTGGTGACCGTCGGCAAGGGCGTCTGGGTCTGA
- a CDS encoding DUF3117 domain-containing protein, whose protein sequence is MAAMKPRTGDGPLEATKEGRGIVMRVPLEGGGRLVVELTPDEAAALGDELKSVTS, encoded by the coding sequence ATGGCGGCCATGAAGCCCCGCACCGGGGACGGTCCCCTCGAGGCAACCAAGGAAGGGCGTGGAATCGTGATGCGGGTTCCACTCGAGGGTGGCGGGCGTTTGGTCGTTGAGCTCACGCCGGATGAAGCGGCAGCGCTCGGTGACGAACTGAAGAGTGTCACCAGCTAA
- a CDS encoding Mrp/NBP35 family ATP-binding protein yields MPVVTEVDVRGALAKVDDPEIRKPITELGMVKSIAIGADSNVHIEVYLTTAGCPLRTEITQRVTKAVADVAGVGAVTVDLDVMSDEQRTNLRKQLRGDSADPVIPFAQPGSLTRVYAVASGKGGVGKSSVTVNLAAAMAARGLSVGVLDADIYGHSIPRMLGTDARPTQVERMIMPPQSHNVKLISIAQFTQGNTPVVWRGPMLHRALQQFLADVFWGDLDVLLLDLPPGTGDVAISIAQLIPNAEILVVTTPQPAAAEVAERAGAIALQTRQRIAGVIENMSWLDLPDGTRMDLYGSGGGQSVADRLTRAVGANVPLLGQIPIEQELRESGDEGTPIVLRNPENPAAKALLEVADKLAVRRRGLAGMSLGIDTTRHQ; encoded by the coding sequence ATGCCAGTGGTAACGGAAGTGGATGTACGGGGAGCCCTCGCGAAGGTCGACGATCCGGAGATCCGCAAACCGATCACCGAACTGGGCATGGTGAAGAGCATCGCCATCGGTGCCGATAGCAATGTCCATATCGAGGTCTACCTGACGACGGCGGGCTGCCCGCTGCGCACCGAGATCACCCAGCGGGTCACCAAGGCGGTGGCCGACGTCGCAGGCGTCGGCGCGGTCACGGTCGACCTCGATGTGATGAGCGATGAGCAGCGCACGAATCTGCGCAAGCAGTTGCGCGGCGACTCCGCCGATCCGGTCATCCCGTTCGCCCAGCCCGGTTCGCTCACCCGCGTCTACGCGGTGGCCTCCGGTAAGGGCGGCGTCGGAAAGTCCAGTGTTACGGTCAATCTCGCCGCCGCGATGGCCGCGCGCGGTCTCTCGGTCGGTGTGCTCGACGCGGATATCTACGGTCACTCGATTCCACGGATGCTCGGTACCGACGCGCGCCCGACTCAGGTCGAGCGGATGATCATGCCGCCGCAGTCGCACAATGTGAAGCTGATTTCCATCGCCCAGTTCACCCAGGGCAATACGCCGGTGGTGTGGCGCGGTCCGATGCTGCACCGGGCGCTGCAACAGTTCCTCGCCGATGTGTTCTGGGGCGATCTCGATGTGCTGCTGCTGGATCTGCCGCCCGGCACCGGCGACGTCGCGATCTCCATCGCGCAGCTGATTCCGAATGCGGAGATCCTGGTCGTCACCACCCCGCAGCCGGCGGCCGCCGAGGTCGCCGAGCGCGCCGGTGCGATCGCGCTGCAGACCCGGCAGCGGATCGCGGGCGTCATCGAGAATATGTCCTGGCTCGATCTGCCCGACGGCACCCGGATGGACCTCTACGGTTCCGGTGGTGGCCAATCCGTCGCCGACCGTCTCACCCGGGCCGTCGGAGCGAATGTGCCACTGCTGGGCCAGATTCCGATCGAGCAGGAATTGCGCGAGTCAGGCGACGAGGGCACCCCGATTGTATTGCGCAATCCGGAGAATCCGGCCGCCAAGGCACTGCTCGAGGTCGCCGACAAACTAGCGGTGCGCCGCCGCGGACTCGCGGGCATGTCACTCGGAATCGACACCACGCGCCACCAATAG
- a CDS encoding O-methyltransferase has translation MASNLERNLSYVEESVVEDEVLVSARERATELGALPVPPSVGALLSMYAQLLGARAVVEVGTGAGISGLWLLDGMREDGTLTTIDSEPEHQRAAKEAFRTAEILPARTRLINGRALDVLPRLADGAYDLVFIDAAPLEHPQYVTQAVRLLRAGGAILLHNALLGGRVPDQTQRDPATQAVRAATRAIAEDPELTSVLIPVGDGLLCASRG, from the coding sequence GTGGCATCGAATCTGGAGCGAAATCTCTCCTACGTGGAGGAATCCGTCGTGGAAGACGAGGTCCTCGTCAGCGCGCGTGAGCGGGCCACTGAACTCGGTGCGTTACCTGTACCACCCTCGGTCGGCGCCCTGCTGAGCATGTATGCCCAGCTGCTCGGCGCGCGTGCGGTGGTCGAGGTGGGGACGGGCGCGGGAATCAGCGGGCTGTGGCTACTGGATGGCATGCGCGAGGACGGGACCCTGACCACCATCGATTCCGAACCCGAGCATCAGCGTGCGGCCAAGGAGGCATTCCGAACCGCCGAGATCCTGCCCGCGCGTACCCGGTTGATCAACGGCCGAGCCCTCGATGTGCTGCCCCGACTCGCCGACGGTGCCTATGACCTGGTGTTCATCGATGCCGCCCCACTCGAGCATCCGCAATACGTCACCCAGGCCGTGCGGCTGCTGCGCGCGGGCGGCGCGATCCTGCTGCACAATGCTCTGCTCGGCGGCCGGGTTCCGGACCAGACCCAGCGCGATCCGGCGACACAGGCCGTGCGCGCCGCGACCAGGGCGATCGCCGAGGATCCCGAACTCACCAGCGTGCTGATTCCGGTCGGCGACGGTCTGCTCTGCGCATCGAGGGGCTAG
- the sigE gene encoding RNA polymerase sigma factor SigE, with the protein MHDEDATEVELTGTAAFDATGDRSAMPSWDELVREHADRVYRLAYRLSGDAQDADDLTQETFIRVFRSLSNYQPGTFEGWLHRITTNLFLDMVRRRNRIRMEALPEDYDRVPAEGPSPEQAYHDSRLDPDLQSALDSLAPEFRAAVVLCDIEGLSYEEIGATLGVKLGTVRSRIHRGRQALRDYLAHNGSEQRFAADANLG; encoded by the coding sequence ATGCACGACGAGGACGCAACCGAAGTCGAGCTGACCGGCACCGCGGCCTTCGACGCGACGGGTGACCGTTCCGCGATGCCGTCCTGGGACGAATTGGTCCGCGAACATGCCGACCGGGTGTACCGGCTGGCCTACCGACTTTCCGGCGACGCGCAGGACGCCGATGATCTGACCCAGGAAACCTTCATTCGGGTATTCCGTTCGCTGTCGAATTACCAGCCGGGCACCTTCGAGGGCTGGCTGCACCGCATCACCACGAATCTGTTCCTGGACATGGTGCGCAGGCGCAACCGGATCCGGATGGAGGCGCTGCCCGAGGATTACGACCGCGTGCCCGCCGAGGGACCGAGCCCGGAGCAGGCCTATCACGACTCCCGCCTTGATCCCGACCTGCAATCCGCCCTGGATTCGCTGGCTCCGGAGTTCCGCGCGGCGGTCGTGCTCTGTGATATCGAGGGTCTGTCCTACGAAGAGATCGGTGCGACCCTCGGTGTCAAGCTCGGCACCGTGCGCAGCCGCATCCACCGTGGCCGTCAGGCACTGCGCGACTACCTTGCGCATAATGGAAGTGAGCAGCGGTTCGCCGCTGACGCGAACCTGGGGTGA
- the glgA gene encoding glycogen synthase, which translates to MLTREYPPEVYGGAGVHVTQLAAQLRQLCEVTVHCMGVPRTDAVVHQPDPMLYAANAAMQMLSAQLRMADAAGEVHVVHSHTWYTGLAGHLAATLYGIPHVLTAHSLEPRRPWKAEQLGGGYRLSSWSERNAVEYADAIIAVSEGMRHDVLDAYPTIDPDRVHVVHNGIDATVWHPEPPVGGSRTILDELGVRSDLPMVAFVGRITRQKGVGHLLAAAREFDPEIQLVLCAGAPDTRELETEVAAAVAELTNARGNVFWVREMLPTEQIRQILAAATMFVCPSVYEPLGIVNLEAMACATAVVASDVGGIPEVVVDGQTGRLVHYDANAPQQYEHDLAAAVNEVAGDPVLAAEFGAAGRHRAIAEFDWLQIAAQTVAIYDQVRKF; encoded by the coding sequence ATGTTGACGCGCGAGTATCCCCCCGAGGTGTACGGCGGGGCAGGTGTCCATGTCACCCAGTTGGCCGCGCAATTGCGGCAATTGTGCGAGGTGACCGTGCATTGCATGGGCGTGCCACGCACGGATGCCGTAGTCCACCAACCGGATCCGATGCTCTACGCCGCGAATGCCGCGATGCAGATGCTGTCGGCCCAGCTGCGGATGGCCGATGCCGCGGGTGAGGTGCACGTGGTGCATTCGCATACCTGGTACACCGGGCTCGCCGGACATCTCGCCGCGACCCTTTATGGGATACCGCATGTGTTGACCGCGCATTCGCTGGAGCCGCGGCGGCCGTGGAAGGCCGAACAACTCGGCGGCGGCTACCGGCTGTCGTCCTGGTCGGAGCGCAATGCCGTGGAATACGCCGATGCGATCATCGCGGTGAGCGAGGGTATGCGCCACGATGTGCTCGACGCCTATCCGACGATCGATCCGGACCGGGTTCACGTGGTGCACAACGGCATCGACGCGACCGTCTGGCATCCGGAACCGCCCGTCGGCGGATCCCGCACGATCCTGGACGAATTGGGTGTGCGTTCCGACCTGCCGATGGTGGCCTTCGTCGGTCGCATCACCCGGCAGAAGGGGGTCGGGCATCTGCTCGCCGCCGCCCGCGAATTCGATCCGGAGATCCAGTTGGTGCTGTGCGCGGGCGCGCCGGACACCCGCGAGTTGGAAACCGAGGTCGCCGCAGCCGTCGCGGAACTCACCAACGCGCGCGGCAATGTGTTCTGGGTGCGCGAGATGCTGCCGACCGAGCAGATTCGCCAGATTCTGGCCGCGGCCACGATGTTCGTCTGCCCCTCGGTCTACGAACCGCTGGGGATCGTGAACCTGGAGGCCATGGCATGTGCGACGGCGGTGGTCGCCTCCGATGTCGGGGGTATTCCGGAGGTGGTCGTGGACGGACAGACCGGTCGTCTGGTGCACTACGACGCGAATGCGCCGCAGCAGTACGAACACGATCTGGCTGCGGCGGTCAACGAGGTCGCCGGTGATCCGGTGCTCGCCGCCGAATTCGGCGCTGCCGGACGCCACCGTGCCATCGCCGAATTCGACTGGCTGCAGATCGCCGCACAAACCGTGGCGATCTACGACCAGGTTCGCAAGTTCTGA
- a CDS encoding DNA-3-methyladenine glycosylase I, whose product MTAEITVAAADTTESDGKIRCPWSEGSQLYRDYHDNEWGKPLHGDDAMFERMCLEAFQSGLAWITILRKRPAFRTAFAGFAIERVAAFGDDDVAQLLADPGIVRNRAKIEASIANARVAAALDIGLDELIWSFAPAARPRPRAIAEVPATTLESIALAKELKRRGFRFVGPTTAYALMQATGMVDDHLADCWV is encoded by the coding sequence ATGACCGCCGAAATCACTGTGGCCGCGGCGGATACGACCGAATCCGACGGCAAGATCCGCTGTCCGTGGTCGGAGGGCTCCCAGCTTTATCGGGATTATCACGACAACGAATGGGGCAAACCGCTGCACGGCGATGACGCCATGTTCGAGCGTATGTGCCTCGAGGCATTCCAATCCGGTCTGGCGTGGATCACCATTCTGCGCAAGCGTCCGGCCTTCCGAACCGCATTTGCCGGGTTCGCGATCGAGCGGGTGGCCGCCTTCGGCGATGACGATGTGGCGCAGCTGTTGGCCGACCCCGGCATTGTGCGCAACCGGGCCAAAATCGAGGCGTCGATCGCCAACGCCCGGGTGGCCGCCGCGCTCGATATCGGACTCGACGAGTTGATCTGGTCCTTTGCACCGGCCGCACGTCCGCGCCCGCGCGCGATTGCCGAGGTGCCCGCGACCACCCTCGAATCCATAGCTCTGGCAAAAGAATTGAAGCGGCGCGGGTTCCGCTTCGTCGGCCCGACGACGGCCTACGCGCTGATGCAGGCGACCGGAATGGTCGACGACCACCTGGCCGATTGCTGGGTCTAG
- a CDS encoding DUF1003 domain-containing protein, with protein sequence MPSEKTPARQRLETPMESRFRFDYDAEALARSSERVARFLGTGRYLAIQTIVVIVWILLNVFVIALRWDPYPFILLNLAFSTQAAYAAPLILLAQNRQDNRDRVSLEEDRTRAAQTKADTEFLARELASLRIAVGEVATRDYLRRELEEMREVLDRIEAAQSPDSESSPDKPPKANRKKSSGRKPGTVQVSPPVADD encoded by the coding sequence ATGCCGAGTGAGAAGACTCCGGCGCGCCAGCGCCTGGAAACGCCGATGGAATCGCGGTTCCGCTTCGATTACGACGCCGAGGCGCTGGCCCGCTCCAGCGAGCGGGTCGCCCGATTCCTCGGCACCGGACGCTATCTCGCGATCCAGACGATTGTGGTGATCGTCTGGATCCTGCTGAACGTCTTCGTGATCGCGCTGCGCTGGGATCCGTATCCGTTCATCCTGCTCAATCTCGCGTTCTCGACCCAAGCAGCGTATGCCGCACCGCTGATCCTGTTGGCGCAGAACAGACAAGACAATCGCGACCGCGTGTCGCTGGAGGAGGACCGCACCAGGGCCGCCCAGACCAAGGCCGATACCGAATTCCTCGCCCGCGAGCTCGCATCGCTGCGGATCGCGGTCGGCGAGGTTGCTACGCGCGACTACTTGCGCAGGGAATTGGAGGAAATGCGAGAGGTGCTGGACCGGATCGAGGCCGCGCAGTCACCCGATTCCGAGTCGAGCCCCGATAAACCGCCGAAGGCCAATCGCAAGAAAAGCTCCGGCAGAAAGCCGGGCACAGTTCAGGTTTCACCGCCAGTTGCTGACGATTGA
- a CDS encoding putative RNA methyltransferase — protein sequence MAGLLACPECGSEMESRDRALRCGQGHSFDIAKQGYVSLLTGASTKMTGDTSAMLDARAAFQVGGHFAPIADAVATAVAADDPVFDGAAVLEVGAGTGYYLAAVLDAVPAVGIALDVAKPAARRCARAHPRAASVLADAWRGLPVRDGALQRVISVFAPRNPSEVARVLTADGRFVVATPTPRHLAELVGPLGMVTVDPDKDRRLTDAMSGHFDAVDRTVVEYPMKLTATDIGNVVAMGPSAHHATNHLDGLPDALEVTASVQISTYRRQNLRTWS from the coding sequence GTGGCCGGTCTGCTGGCCTGTCCGGAATGCGGCTCCGAAATGGAGTCGCGGGATCGGGCGCTGCGCTGCGGACAAGGGCACAGTTTCGACATCGCCAAACAGGGTTATGTCAGTCTGTTGACCGGTGCGTCGACGAAAATGACCGGCGATACCTCGGCGATGCTGGACGCGCGTGCCGCGTTCCAGGTCGGGGGACATTTCGCGCCGATCGCCGATGCGGTGGCCACGGCTGTCGCAGCCGACGATCCGGTGTTCGACGGCGCCGCCGTGCTCGAGGTCGGTGCCGGAACCGGCTACTACCTGGCCGCGGTGCTCGATGCCGTTCCAGCTGTCGGGATCGCATTGGATGTGGCCAAACCCGCGGCCCGACGCTGCGCCCGTGCCCATCCGCGTGCCGCCTCGGTACTAGCCGACGCCTGGCGCGGACTGCCGGTTCGAGACGGTGCGCTGCAGCGAGTGATCTCGGTTTTCGCACCACGTAATCCGAGCGAGGTCGCCAGGGTCCTCACCGCCGACGGCCGGTTCGTCGTCGCCACACCTACCCCACGTCATCTGGCCGAGCTTGTCGGTCCACTCGGCATGGTGACGGTCGACCCGGACAAGGACCGCCGTCTCACCGATGCCATGTCCGGCCACTTCGACGCGGTAGACCGCACTGTCGTCGAATATCCGATGAAACTCACCGCCACCGATATCGGCAACGTGGTGGCGATGGGCCCGTCCGCCCACCACGCGACCAACCACCTGGATGGCCTACCGGACGCGCTCGAGGTGACGGCCTCGGTCCAGATCTCGACCTACCGACGTCAGAACTTGCGAACCTGGTCGTAG
- a CDS encoding lytic transglycosylase domain-containing protein — MGRHRKQSPATIKRSSVIALTGLVPAGLVAVAASAGTGDPTATSVLQHIPGDDQDDQAARLSVAAEPAATEFVANAMAKQTPSAPPIVKTVALPDGRQPAALPPGPLGIPGVAVAAYQNAENILAAENPVCGIPWYLLAGIGRVESTHAFGGKADADGNPLTPVYGPVLDGSLAGNHVIRDTDGGSLDGLSGYDRAIGPMQFLPETWKRYGADGNGDGIADPQNLFDATLTAGRYLCDGGLNMRDLTQQTRAILRYNNSMAYVANVMAWAGSYASGIAPKPGDLPRI, encoded by the coding sequence GTGGGGCGTCACCGAAAGCAGTCGCCTGCGACGATCAAGCGCAGCTCCGTAATCGCATTGACCGGATTGGTCCCCGCTGGACTCGTGGCCGTCGCCGCGTCCGCAGGCACCGGCGATCCGACCGCAACGTCTGTCCTGCAACACATTCCGGGGGACGATCAAGACGACCAGGCGGCGAGACTTTCGGTCGCCGCGGAACCGGCGGCGACCGAATTCGTCGCGAACGCAATGGCAAAGCAGACGCCGAGTGCGCCGCCGATCGTGAAAACCGTTGCGCTGCCCGATGGTAGGCAACCGGCCGCACTGCCACCCGGTCCGCTCGGCATTCCCGGCGTCGCCGTCGCGGCATATCAGAACGCCGAAAACATACTCGCCGCCGAGAATCCGGTCTGCGGAATTCCGTGGTACCTGCTCGCCGGTATCGGCCGGGTCGAATCGACGCACGCCTTCGGCGGTAAGGCCGATGCGGACGGCAACCCGCTGACACCGGTCTACGGTCCGGTGCTCGACGGCAGCCTCGCGGGCAACCACGTCATTCGTGATACCGACGGCGGCTCGCTGGACGGACTCAGCGGATACGACCGCGCCATCGGCCCGATGCAGTTCCTGCCGGAGACCTGGAAGCGCTACGGCGCCGACGGTAACGGCGACGGCATCGCCGATCCGCAGAATCTGTTCGACGCGACACTGACCGCGGGCAGGTACCTGTGCGACGGCGGGCTGAATATGCGCGATCTCACCCAGCAGACCCGGGCGATCCTGCGTTACAACAACTCCATGGCCTATGTCGCGAATGTGATGGCGTGGGCCGGGTCTTATGCCTCCGGCATCGCACCGAAGCCCGGGGACCTGCCGCGAATCTGA
- a CDS encoding lytic transglycosylase domain-containing protein: MRISAPITVSALVVAGLVATGSGTNATQSTTPDTAPEALLAASTGPSAADGTSGNTGEAALSRTVGLLPVTPEAPRKLRAMTPLADGTPLFAGSVPLHDIALPATGGALGIPEIVLAAYRNAELALESSMPGCGLSWSLLAGIGRIESLHAGGGRTDAAGTTVTPIFGPALDGSLPGNEVIKAADGTAVRAIGPMQFLPSTWSRYAADGNGDGIADPHNVFDASLAAGKYLCSGELNLRDPQQELRSVLRYNNSLAYAANVLSWSAAYRTGGTPSQVNISPDLIPPGTAPITTGADMLAASTSTPKTTTTTELPPNTVTIQTPTEVMITIPGLPPIPCGIFCPRPVPKPPCDPQQVAPAQLPAPGDPAQSPIAPAQTYGAVENGEPKDPQQQNQQHPDQQQPQRQPANCTPAQPDAAQPAPAPNAQNPAQSPGETLQSTLEKTPEPGVADAPEPTQTEAATPPPAPGITLPFGIVIPLPAPAPAPQG; the protein is encoded by the coding sequence ATGCGAATCTCTGCTCCGATAACCGTCTCGGCCCTGGTCGTCGCTGGTCTTGTGGCCACGGGCTCGGGTACCAATGCCACCCAATCCACCACTCCCGATACCGCACCCGAGGCTTTGCTCGCGGCGTCGACCGGGCCGTCCGCCGCCGACGGAACATCCGGCAACACCGGCGAAGCCGCATTGTCCCGGACAGTTGGTCTCCTTCCGGTAACGCCGGAGGCTCCCCGCAAACTTCGAGCAATGACTCCGCTTGCGGACGGCACGCCACTGTTCGCGGGTTCGGTGCCGTTGCACGACATCGCCCTGCCCGCCACCGGCGGCGCGCTCGGGATCCCGGAAATCGTGCTCGCGGCCTATCGCAATGCCGAACTCGCACTGGAATCCTCGATGCCCGGCTGCGGTCTGTCGTGGAGTCTGCTGGCCGGTATCGGGCGGATCGAATCGCTGCACGCGGGCGGCGGACGCACCGACGCCGCGGGCACCACCGTGACGCCGATCTTCGGACCCGCGCTGGACGGCTCGCTACCGGGCAATGAGGTGATCAAGGCCGCCGACGGCACCGCGGTGCGCGCCATCGGGCCGATGCAGTTCCTGCCGAGCACCTGGAGCCGGTACGCCGCCGACGGCAACGGTGACGGTATCGCCGACCCACACAATGTCTTCGACGCCTCGCTCGCCGCGGGCAAGTACCTCTGCTCGGGCGAGTTGAACCTGCGCGATCCGCAGCAGGAACTGCGCTCGGTGCTGCGCTACAACAATTCGCTCGCCTACGCCGCCAATGTGCTGAGCTGGTCGGCGGCCTACCGCACCGGCGGCACTCCGAGCCAGGTGAACATCTCCCCCGATCTCATCCCGCCGGGTACCGCGCCGATCACGACGGGCGCGGACATGTTGGCCGCATCCACGTCGACACCGAAGACCACCACCACGACCGAACTGCCGCCGAATACCGTGACCATCCAGACGCCGACCGAGGTGATGATCACCATCCCCGGTCTGCCGCCGATCCCCTGCGGCATCTTCTGCCCGCGGCCGGTACCCAAGCCGCCGTGCGATCCCCAGCAGGTGGCTCCGGCGCAGCTGCCCGCACCCGGCGATCCGGCGCAGTCGCCCATCGCGCCGGCGCAGACCTACGGTGCTGTGGAAAACGGTGAGCCGAAGGATCCTCAGCAGCAGAACCAGCAGCATCCGGATCAGCAGCAGCCGCAGCGGCAACCCGCCAATTGCACTCCGGCTCAACCGGATGCGGCCCAGCCCGCGCCCGCACCGAATGCACAGAATCCGGCGCAGTCGCCGGGCGAAACGCTGCAGAGCACCCTGGAGAAGACACCGGAGCCCGGTGTGGCCGATGCGCCGGAGCCGACGCAGACCGAAGCAGCTACCCCGCCGCCCGCACCGGGCATCACGCTCCCGTTCGGCATCGTGATCCCGCTGCCCGCCCCAGCACCGGCCCCGCAGGGCTGA